In Thermodesulfovibrionales bacterium, the following are encoded in one genomic region:
- a CDS encoding Eco29kI family restriction endonuclease, producing MKFNPEKHIFKSPKVRAIVNDAIDFLNQTPAYQLPPPNPFVGTGVYSIYYIGSFDLYKKIACVNITECTQPIYVGKAVPKGWRTARTESEADATLNQRLHEHARSIKHAAGLDVTDFKCRFMILKGEESSMITIVEAALIRRYRPLWNTAVDGFGNHDPGSGRYDQAKLSGMSFIPAGHGPKNSEGNRRIWNG from the coding sequence ATGAAGTTCAACCCGGAAAAACATATTTTTAAGTCGCCAAAGGTCCGTGCCATAGTAAATGACGCAATCGACTTCCTGAATCAGACCCCCGCATATCAATTGCCGCCGCCGAATCCTTTTGTAGGCACCGGGGTTTACAGTATTTACTACATCGGCAGTTTTGACCTTTACAAGAAGATTGCTTGCGTAAATATCACCGAATGTACTCAGCCGATCTATGTGGGAAAGGCTGTCCCGAAAGGATGGCGGACAGCCCGTACAGAGAGTGAAGCCGACGCCACCCTGAACCAAAGACTGCATGAACATGCAAGGAGCATCAAGCACGCCGCCGGGTTAGATGTTACCGACTTCAAATGCCGTTTTATGATTTTGAAGGGTGAGGAGAGCAGTATGATTACGATTGTCGAAGCGGCCTTGATCAGGAGATACCGACCTCTTTGGAACACGGCTGTTGACGGATTCGGCAACCATGATCCGGGATCGGGACGATATGATCAAGCTAAACTGAGTGGGATGTCCTTCATCCCGGCAGGCCATGGGCCGAAAAACTCAGAGGGAAATCGCCGGATTTGGAACGGATAA
- the larC gene encoding nickel pincer cofactor biosynthesis protein LarC produces MKTAYLDCSTGISGDMCLGAIIDAGVPIKALSAGLRRLPVKGYRLETRKVKRASLAATKVDVILQRSSQPKKWKDIETIIRGSSLSDKIRERGLRIFQRLFEAEGKVHGEAYHEAHLHELGAVDCIVDIFGTLIGLEVLGIDRVYSSAVNLGSGVVMTEHGRLPVPAPATAEILKGVPVYSSGIPFELATPTGSAILREVAEDFTNMPLMKIKQTGYGAGKKDITGVSNTLRIIVGEQALQEGPGAVPGVTVLETAIDDMNPQLYEYVMERLFDAGALDVYLSQVIMKKGRPGIVMTILCNEDRRTDIERIIFTETTSIGVRYYVASRTVLERSSKEVGTKFGKIRFKVSQMPDGTVKRSPEYEDCKKAAKEYDVPLIRVMREMNRIKK; encoded by the coding sequence GTGAAGACAGCCTACCTTGATTGTTCGACAGGCATAAGCGGCGATATGTGTCTTGGCGCCATCATAGATGCAGGCGTCCCCATTAAGGCTCTTTCTGCCGGCCTCAGACGGCTGCCGGTGAAGGGGTACAGACTTGAAACAAGAAAAGTGAAGAGGGCATCGCTGGCCGCTACGAAGGTTGATGTGATCCTTCAGAGATCATCGCAACCCAAGAAATGGAAAGACATTGAAACAATAATCAGGGGTTCATCTCTCTCCGATAAGATCAGAGAGCGCGGTCTGAGGATCTTTCAAAGACTTTTTGAGGCGGAGGGGAAGGTCCATGGCGAGGCGTATCATGAGGCACATCTCCACGAACTTGGTGCAGTCGATTGCATCGTTGATATCTTCGGCACGCTCATAGGGCTGGAGGTGCTTGGCATTGACAGGGTCTATTCATCGGCAGTCAATCTCGGAAGCGGTGTTGTCATGACAGAACATGGGAGACTGCCCGTTCCCGCGCCTGCCACCGCTGAGATATTGAAGGGTGTTCCGGTCTATTCATCGGGCATCCCTTTTGAGCTTGCGACGCCAACAGGTTCCGCCATCCTGAGAGAGGTAGCAGAGGACTTCACGAACATGCCTCTGATGAAGATCAAACAGACCGGCTATGGCGCCGGCAAGAAAGATATCACGGGAGTTTCGAATACCCTGAGGATTATCGTCGGGGAACAGGCATTGCAAGAAGGTCCGGGTGCCGTCCCCGGGGTGACGGTTCTCGAGACAGCCATCGATGACATGAATCCCCAGCTCTACGAATATGTCATGGAAAGGCTTTTCGATGCAGGGGCCCTTGACGTTTATCTCTCGCAGGTCATCATGAAGAAGGGAAGGCCGGGCATTGTGATGACCATCTTGTGCAACGAGGACAGGAGGACAGACATTGAACGTATCATATTCACTGAAACCACTTCAATAGGAGTGAGATATTACGTTGCGTCAAGAACCGTCCTTGAGAGAAGCAGCAAAGAAGTCGGGACAAAATTCGGGAAGATACGGTTCAAGGTTTCACAGATGCCCGATGGAACCGTGAAGCGGAGTCCGGAATACGAGGATTGCAAGAAGGCCGCGAAGGAATATGACGTTCCCCTCATTCGGGTAATGAGAGAGATGAACAGGATCAAGAAATGA
- a CDS encoding cytochrome c biogenesis protein ResB, whose translation MEKKKETIIDKIWNFLASVKLAVIIFAVLSLTSIVGTVIEQNAEPAKNIKVLTKLFGQSATPTTYRILDSLGFMDMYHSWWFVTILLLFAANLVICSVDRLPKIMKVVKDPIKPLSEDHFKGFGIKKEFVLKMKPEKAKEAVSEALKKKAGFNLAEVSEAHGFQLYAQKGNFTRLGVYITHFSILIILAGALIGIFFGFKGYLNLPEGVVSTVAYTRNDQERPIGFGIRCDKFQVDFYGNSDMPKAYKSLLTVIENGKEVMKKEIVVNDPLKYKGVTFYQSSYGLLQEDMQKSVFMFRVTSRDGRTSNLDLRFGDTFSIPGMGLTGKIEDFSPALGLDERTGRPFTYAEQMNNPAVLVSFSEGGNRKFSGWIFKRHPETWRLPDGNTVEFSDIWGIQYTGLQVRNDPGVWVVYFGCVAMAVGLFIAFFMSHKRLWVRLVEEKNGTRVVIGASANKNRQAFERQIDKVADLLTRAKERGR comes from the coding sequence GTGGAGAAAAAGAAGGAAACGATTATAGACAAGATATGGAATTTCCTGGCCTCTGTTAAACTCGCGGTCATCATTTTTGCCGTATTGTCCCTTACGTCCATCGTGGGAACGGTTATAGAACAGAACGCCGAGCCGGCAAAGAATATCAAGGTTCTCACGAAATTATTCGGCCAGTCTGCAACTCCCACCACCTACAGAATCCTTGACAGTCTTGGATTTATGGACATGTACCATTCCTGGTGGTTCGTAACCATCCTCCTTCTCTTCGCGGCGAATCTGGTAATCTGCTCTGTCGATCGTTTGCCGAAGATCATGAAGGTCGTGAAGGACCCTATAAAGCCTCTGTCAGAGGACCATTTCAAGGGATTTGGGATCAAGAAGGAGTTTGTGCTGAAGATGAAGCCCGAAAAGGCAAAGGAGGCGGTCTCGGAGGCCCTCAAGAAGAAGGCCGGCTTCAACCTTGCAGAAGTGAGTGAAGCCCATGGCTTCCAGTTGTATGCACAGAAAGGCAACTTTACGAGGCTAGGCGTGTATATCACCCACTTCAGTATCCTCATTATCCTTGCCGGTGCTCTGATCGGAATATTCTTCGGGTTTAAGGGATACCTGAATCTCCCTGAGGGTGTGGTCTCCACCGTTGCTTATACGAGGAACGATCAGGAAAGGCCAATCGGTTTTGGGATAAGGTGCGACAAGTTTCAAGTCGACTTCTATGGAAACAGTGATATGCCAAAGGCCTATAAGAGTCTCCTTACGGTCATAGAGAACGGCAAAGAGGTCATGAAAAAAGAGATCGTCGTGAACGATCCCTTGAAATATAAAGGCGTGACTTTCTATCAGTCAAGTTACGGGCTTCTGCAGGAGGATATGCAGAAGAGCGTTTTCATGTTTAGGGTTACGTCAAGGGATGGCAGGACATCGAATCTCGACCTCAGATTCGGCGATACCTTCTCGATACCCGGAATGGGACTCACGGGGAAGATCGAGGACTTCTCTCCTGCCCTCGGTCTTGATGAGAGGACCGGCAGGCCTTTTACTTATGCAGAGCAGATGAATAACCCTGCTGTCCTGGTGAGTTTCTCTGAAGGGGGTAACAGAAAGTTCAGCGGCTGGATATTCAAGAGACATCCCGAGACATGGAGACTCCCCGATGGTAACACCGTAGAATTCAGTGACATCTGGGGTATTCAATACACCGGTCTTCAGGTGAGAAATGACCCCGGTGTCTGGGTAGTCTATTTCGGCTGCGTAGCTATGGCTGTGGGCCTTTTCATCGCTTTTTTCATGAGCCACAAAAGACTATGGGTGAGACTGGTAGAGGAAAAGAACGGTACCCGTGTCGTCATCGGTGCGAGTGCGAACAAGAACAGACAGGCCTTTGAGAGACAGATTGACAAGGTGGCGGATCTCTTGACAAGAGCTAAGGAAAGGGGAAGATAA